A single genomic interval of Xylanibacillus composti harbors:
- a CDS encoding bifunctional 5,10-methylenetetrahydrofolate dehydrogenase/5,10-methenyltetrahydrofolate cyclohydrolase, whose product MTAQIINGRAVRDEILAGLQQDIETLKQQGVQPGLAVVLVGDDPASKQYVGMKAKKSKEIGMYSEVHALPSTTSQEELLTLIGQLNESDKIHGILVQLPLPPHIDEKAVIDAIRVEKDVDGFHPVSVGNMVIGDDCLLPCTPAGIIELIKRTGTAIAGKHAVVVGRSNIVGKPVALLLLRENATVSICHSKTADMKEMTRQADILVVAAGRPGLIPGDYIKPGAIVIDVGTPVGDVQFEDASQTASAITPVPGGVGPMTIAMLMSNTVKAAKQIAAQAQAK is encoded by the coding sequence ATGACAGCACAAATCATTAACGGCAGAGCCGTGCGCGACGAAATATTGGCGGGATTGCAGCAGGATATCGAAACGCTTAAACAGCAGGGCGTCCAGCCTGGATTGGCGGTCGTTCTGGTTGGAGATGATCCGGCATCCAAGCAGTATGTCGGCATGAAGGCGAAGAAGAGCAAGGAGATCGGCATGTATTCGGAAGTCCATGCTCTGCCTTCAACGACAAGCCAGGAGGAATTGCTGACACTTATTGGCCAGTTGAATGAGTCGGATAAGATTCACGGCATTCTGGTACAGCTGCCGCTGCCGCCGCATATCGACGAAAAGGCGGTTATTGATGCGATTCGCGTGGAGAAGGATGTGGACGGCTTCCATCCTGTAAGCGTGGGCAATATGGTGATCGGAGACGACTGTCTGCTGCCCTGTACGCCAGCCGGCATCATCGAGCTGATTAAGCGGACCGGAACGGCAATCGCCGGCAAACACGCAGTTGTCGTGGGCCGCAGCAACATTGTAGGCAAGCCGGTAGCGCTGCTATTGCTGAGAGAAAATGCGACGGTCTCGATCTGCCATTCCAAGACGGCCGATATGAAGGAAATGACGCGCCAAGCGGATATCCTTGTTGTTGCAGCAGGCCGCCCAGGCCTTATTCCAGGCGATTACATCAAGCCGGGAGCGATTGTCATCGACGTAGGCACGCCAGTCGGCGATGTGCAGTTCGAAGACGCTTCGCAAACGGCCAGCGCCATTACTCCGGTACCGGGCGGAGTCGGTCCGATGACGATTGCGATGCTGATGAGCAATACGGTGAAAGCCGCCAAGCAGATTGCAGCCCAAGCTCAGGCGAAATAA
- the nusB gene encoding transcription antitermination factor NusB, with protein sequence MKRREAREIAVKSLYHMDMNQVTVEEAVRAGLDDGEDEAVRAGRDLETMAYIAGMVEGTYARKDSIDRVLSDYLTGWTLERLSKVDRQVLRLAMYEMFAAQAAPVKVIINEAIELAKHFGTEESGKFVNGVLGKVAREYEQVKQKMGEGQANDSTNH encoded by the coding sequence ATGAAGCGAAGAGAAGCGCGAGAAATCGCAGTTAAGAGTTTATACCATATGGATATGAATCAAGTTACCGTCGAGGAAGCGGTCCGTGCAGGGCTGGACGACGGAGAAGACGAAGCCGTGCGTGCCGGCAGAGATTTGGAGACCATGGCTTACATTGCGGGCATGGTTGAAGGCACGTACGCGCGCAAGGATAGCATTGATCGCGTGCTGTCAGACTATTTGACGGGCTGGACGCTGGAGCGCTTGTCCAAGGTGGACCGACAGGTGCTGCGGTTGGCGATGTACGAGATGTTTGCGGCACAGGCCGCACCGGTTAAAGTTATTATCAACGAGGCGATTGAGCTGGCCAAGCATTTCGGCACAGAAGAGTCTGGCAAATTCGTGAACGGTGTATTGGGCAAAGTAGCGAGGGAATATGAGCAAGTCAAACAGAAAATGGGAGAGGGGCAGGCAAATGACAGCACAAATCATTAA
- a CDS encoding DUF2273 domain-containing protein, producing MWRELWTGHRGKLIGVCAGLLHGFLYLIVGFWDMLFFGLLLLIGYTVGRRVDSGQPIVNWEPLLAWLNERWRPFK from the coding sequence ATGTGGCGGGAACTTTGGACAGGTCACAGAGGCAAGCTGATCGGCGTATGCGCAGGGCTTTTGCATGGATTCCTTTATTTGATCGTCGGATTTTGGGACATGCTGTTTTTTGGCCTGCTGCTTCTGATCGGGTATACCGTCGGCAGGCGGGTCGACAGCGGGCAGCCGATTGTGAACTGGGAGCCGTTGCTGGCATGGCTGAATGAACGCTGGAGACCGTTCAAGTGA
- the amaP gene encoding alkaline shock response membrane anchor protein AmaP, whose translation MTRVLDKLLLFVFSLIVLAFTVIGLLLSTGAVPVAAEWFEEMADSVTGQATIWTLGIAIILISLRLLYITLRVGTGAPPSIDQRTDFGDIRISMETVENLTLKAASRIKGVKDLKARVSVDDAGLQIEIRAVVDGDTSIPQLTEEVQREVKGHLEEITGIPVSFVSVYVANIIQSQTFKSRVE comes from the coding sequence ATGACACGTGTCTTGGACAAGCTGCTGCTTTTTGTATTCAGTCTGATCGTGCTGGCGTTCACGGTTATCGGACTCCTGTTGAGCACAGGAGCCGTGCCCGTCGCTGCGGAATGGTTCGAAGAAATGGCGGATTCCGTAACCGGGCAGGCAACGATCTGGACCCTCGGTATTGCCATCATTCTGATTAGTCTCAGGCTCCTCTACATAACGCTCCGCGTTGGAACAGGAGCGCCGCCTTCTATCGATCAGCGAACGGATTTCGGAGATATTCGTATCTCCATGGAAACGGTGGAGAATTTGACGCTGAAAGCGGCTTCGCGAATCAAGGGCGTCAAGGACCTGAAAGCCCGCGTATCCGTTGACGACGCCGGCTTGCAAATCGAAATCCGCGCGGTGGTTGACGGCGACACATCGATTCCGCAGCTCACGGAAGAGGTTCAGCGCGAAGTCAAGGGCCATCTGGAGGAAATTACGGGCATCCCGGTCTCGTTCGTCTCGGTGTATGTGGCGAACATTATCCAATCCCAAACCTTCAAAAGCCGGGTGGAATAG
- a CDS encoding Asp23/Gls24 family envelope stress response protein: MTTIAPDYVKTDLGNIQIAPEVVEVIAGLATVEVPGVAGMSGGLANGIAEFLGRKNLSKGVKVEVGEREAAIDVSIVIEYGNKIPEIASEIQRNVKHAIHSMTGLHVVEVNVHIHDVHFRTAEVEEEETAVTTRVK, translated from the coding sequence TTGACAACCATAGCTCCCGACTATGTGAAGACTGACCTGGGCAATATCCAGATTGCGCCTGAGGTTGTGGAAGTGATCGCAGGACTGGCAACGGTGGAAGTGCCTGGTGTAGCCGGGATGAGCGGCGGCTTGGCCAATGGTATTGCAGAATTTCTTGGACGCAAGAACTTGTCCAAGGGCGTTAAGGTGGAAGTGGGCGAGCGGGAAGCGGCCATTGATGTTTCCATCGTGATTGAATATGGCAATAAGATTCCGGAGATCGCCAGTGAGATTCAGCGCAATGTGAAGCACGCCATTCACTCGATGACGGGACTTCATGTCGTAGAAGTGAACGTTCATATCCATGATGTGCATTTCCGTACGGCAGAAGTGGAAGAAGAGGAAACAGCGGTTACAACCCGCGTTAAATAA
- the accC gene encoding acetyl-CoA carboxylase biotin carboxylase subunit gives MTFQKILVANRGEIAVRIIRACREMGIATVAVYSEPDRDALHVRLADEAYCIGPKASKDSYLNFTNIMSVATLTGVDAIHPGYGFLAENADFAEICESCNITFIGPSPEAISRMGDKSEAKLTMKQADVPVIPGSDGLLADMDEAVRLGREIGYPIVIKATAGGGGKGIRIADNEEMLIRQITAAQQEAESNFGNAGVYLEKYLTGMKHVEIQIIADKHGNVVHLGERDCSVQRRRQKLVEEAPCPVITEETRVLMGEAAVRAAKAVQYSGAGTLEFLLGPDGQFYFMEMNTRIQVEHPVTEMVTNVDIIKEMISVAAGNPLSIRQSDVQINGWSIECRINAEDPARNFMPSAGQIQFYLPPGGLGVRVDSAAYPGYTIPPHYDSMIAKLIVWGATREEAIQRMKRALNEFAVEGVHTTIPFHLRLLEHPLFLDGNFDIKFLEEHDVLDPKI, from the coding sequence ATGACATTTCAAAAAATACTGGTTGCCAACCGCGGCGAAATTGCTGTAAGAATCATTCGTGCTTGCCGCGAGATGGGAATCGCAACGGTCGCCGTTTATTCGGAGCCGGACCGCGATGCTTTGCATGTGCGCCTGGCCGATGAAGCCTATTGCATCGGTCCTAAGGCGAGCAAGGACAGCTATTTGAACTTCACGAATATTATGAGCGTGGCGACGCTTACTGGCGTTGACGCGATTCATCCGGGCTACGGCTTCCTTGCCGAGAACGCTGACTTCGCCGAAATATGCGAATCCTGCAATATTACCTTCATCGGTCCTTCACCAGAGGCGATCAGCAGAATGGGTGACAAATCGGAAGCGAAGCTGACCATGAAGCAGGCGGACGTTCCGGTCATCCCGGGCTCGGACGGACTGCTCGCAGATATGGATGAAGCCGTTCGTCTTGGCAGGGAGATCGGGTATCCGATCGTCATCAAGGCAACTGCCGGGGGCGGCGGGAAGGGTATCCGGATCGCCGACAACGAGGAGATGCTCATCCGCCAGATTACTGCCGCGCAGCAGGAAGCCGAAAGCAACTTCGGAAATGCAGGGGTCTACCTGGAGAAATATTTGACCGGGATGAAGCATGTGGAGATCCAGATTATTGCCGACAAGCATGGCAATGTCGTGCATCTGGGCGAGCGGGATTGCTCGGTGCAGCGACGGCGGCAGAAGCTTGTCGAAGAGGCGCCGTGTCCGGTGATTACGGAAGAAACCCGTGTCCTGATGGGTGAAGCGGCTGTAAGAGCGGCCAAGGCGGTACAATATTCCGGTGCCGGCACGCTGGAATTTCTGCTTGGGCCGGACGGGCAATTTTATTTCATGGAAATGAATACGCGGATACAAGTCGAGCATCCTGTTACCGAGATGGTGACGAATGTCGATATTATCAAGGAGATGATTTCGGTTGCAGCGGGCAACCCGCTTTCGATCCGGCAGTCGGACGTGCAGATTAACGGCTGGTCGATCGAATGCCGCATCAACGCAGAGGACCCTGCGCGCAATTTCATGCCGTCTGCCGGGCAGATTCAATTTTATTTGCCGCCGGGCGGACTGGGGGTTCGCGTCGACAGCGCAGCGTATCCGGGCTACACGATACCGCCGCATTATGATTCGATGATTGCGAAGCTCATCGTATGGGGGGCTACACGGGAAGAAGCGATCCAGCGCATGAAGCGCGCATTGAATGAATTTGCGGTGGAAGGCGTGCACACTACGATCCCGTTCCATCTGCGTCTGCTTGAGCACCCGCTGTTCCTGGACGGTAATTTCGACATCAAGTTCCTCGAAGAGCATGATGTGCTCGACCCTAAAATTTAG
- the accB gene encoding acetyl-CoA carboxylase biotin carboxyl carrier protein: MFKLSEIKELVKLVDQSSIEELEIENEGARLSIRKPGIPEQHVVQAVPQPAFAAMQAAQPAAAPQAAPAQPAEQPAVQINDDASLHKITSPMVGTFYAAPSPTSPPFVDKGDKVTPKSIVCIVEAMKLMNEIEAEVKGEIVDVLVENGQLVEFGQPLFLVKPE, from the coding sequence ATGTTTAAGTTGAGCGAAATCAAAGAACTGGTCAAGCTGGTAGACCAAAGCTCGATCGAGGAGCTGGAAATCGAAAACGAAGGTGCACGCTTATCCATTCGCAAGCCGGGAATCCCCGAGCAGCATGTGGTACAAGCAGTGCCTCAGCCAGCATTCGCAGCCATGCAAGCCGCACAGCCGGCAGCGGCGCCGCAAGCAGCGCCCGCCCAACCGGCAGAACAGCCTGCGGTACAGATCAATGATGATGCTTCTTTACATAAGATAACTTCACCGATGGTCGGAACGTTCTATGCGGCGCCTTCCCCGACATCGCCGCCGTTCGTGGACAAGGGCGACAAAGTAACGCCGAAATCGATCGTTTGCATCGTCGAAGCGATGAAGCTCATGAACGAGATTGAAGCGGAAGTAAAGGGCGAGATCGTGGACGTGCTCGTGGAGAACGGCCAGCTCGTCGAATTCGGACAGCCATTGTTCCTGGTAAAGCCTGAGTAA
- a CDS encoding SpoIIIAH-like family protein gives MNTKRQTVWLVSMLSLMVVLSAYYLFTEDVDDLNTATNDVMNELVIEQSGEAGWLDEEFDWSEHGEETAAANDAEGLKSDEEILFEMQAQAVSGQAYFLAEQMERDGAMYEKLEKLTKLVESASGDALDQAVTELYALEDQMTKIQQLEAELQAEYENVLISEDGNKWKVSVQANDLQKGEVVSIAEHVMKELEVEPHDISIEMVQ, from the coding sequence ATGAATACTAAAAGACAAACTGTATGGCTCGTCTCCATGCTCAGCTTGATGGTGGTGTTGTCCGCTTATTATTTGTTCACCGAAGATGTGGATGACTTGAACACCGCAACGAATGATGTCATGAATGAACTGGTTATCGAGCAGTCCGGCGAGGCGGGATGGCTGGATGAAGAGTTCGACTGGAGCGAACACGGCGAGGAAACAGCGGCGGCCAACGATGCGGAAGGATTGAAGAGCGACGAAGAAATTTTGTTCGAGATGCAAGCGCAAGCCGTCTCCGGGCAAGCCTATTTCCTGGCTGAGCAGATGGAGCGGGACGGCGCTATGTACGAAAAGCTGGAAAAGCTGACTAAGCTGGTAGAATCCGCTTCCGGCGACGCGCTCGACCAGGCTGTAACCGAGCTGTACGCCCTGGAGGATCAGATGACCAAGATTCAGCAGCTTGAGGCTGAACTGCAGGCGGAATACGAGAATGTGCTCATTTCCGAGGACGGCAACAAGTGGAAGGTCTCCGTACAGGCGAATGACCTGCAGAAAGGCGAGGTTGTCTCGATTGCAGAGCATGTGATGAAGGAGCTCGAAGTGGAGCCGCACGATATCAGTATTGAAATGGTTCAATAA
- a CDS encoding stage III sporulation protein AG yields the protein MQRWLQWLEERLGGGPNGRKRITTFRLLLLVGLVGVLLLLVSSFLSVEQGDLIEKQSPAASLQGQGGGQEVFLNSGQTERASSLFENIEYEYESRLKDLLENLVGVGKVDVMVTVESTEELIVYRDSQESHQVTNEEDGSATRHITQVTRSGQIVLHEVSGGERPIVLKTLRPDIRGVVVIAEGAENVQVKALLLDAVQKGLGVKPQEVSILPRKQQ from the coding sequence ATGCAGCGATGGCTGCAATGGCTGGAAGAACGATTGGGAGGCGGCCCGAACGGTCGCAAGCGGATAACCACCTTTCGGCTGCTCCTGCTTGTCGGATTGGTCGGCGTGCTGCTTTTGCTGGTCAGCTCCTTTTTATCCGTTGAGCAGGGGGACTTGATAGAGAAACAGTCACCGGCGGCAAGCCTGCAGGGCCAGGGCGGGGGACAGGAGGTATTTCTGAACAGCGGCCAGACGGAACGGGCATCGTCTTTGTTCGAGAATATTGAATATGAATATGAATCGCGCCTGAAAGACTTGCTGGAAAACTTGGTCGGCGTCGGAAAGGTGGATGTGATGGTCACCGTGGAGTCGACTGAAGAGCTGATCGTCTATCGCGACTCACAGGAATCGCATCAGGTGACGAACGAGGAAGACGGCAGCGCAACCAGGCATATTACCCAGGTTACGCGCAGCGGGCAAATCGTGCTGCATGAAGTATCCGGCGGCGAGCGGCCGATTGTGCTCAAGACGCTCCGGCCTGACATTCGCGGTGTGGTGGTGATTGCGGAAGGTGCGGAAAATGTGCAGGTCAAAGCGCTGCTGCTGGACGCGGTGCAAAAAGGACTTGGCGTGAAGCCGCAGGAAGTATCGATTTTGCCGAGAAAGCAGCAGTAA
- the spoIIIAF gene encoding stage III sporulation protein AF, whose product MIAWLSEWLKEIVVIVLLAVFVDLVLPNRSMQRYVKVVLSLLILLAILSPLVELLRSGEQWDVWLQPGAGERIGQPLAGAGEMASLAAISREAEQMTAERNRQALELAQLRLESAVARTLEESLAIRKADVSAELRPGANPEEVLLKGMAIRLWLRPDAEEAAAAAVRQDSSKPAAIAPIEPVAPVVVAIREEPSAWASVKPGEPQPAAEDVAADTQAIDNEALQQAALALVEEQYDIPRDKVRISVDARR is encoded by the coding sequence ATGATTGCATGGTTAAGCGAATGGTTGAAGGAAATCGTCGTCATTGTGCTGCTGGCGGTATTCGTGGATTTGGTGCTGCCCAACCGTTCCATGCAGCGGTATGTCAAGGTGGTGCTCAGTCTGTTGATCCTGCTCGCCATTTTATCCCCTCTGGTCGAGCTTCTCCGTTCCGGGGAGCAGTGGGACGTCTGGCTCCAGCCAGGCGCCGGCGAGAGGATTGGCCAGCCCTTGGCAGGGGCCGGGGAGATGGCTTCGCTGGCTGCCATCTCCAGAGAAGCGGAACAAATGACCGCGGAGCGAAACCGTCAAGCCTTGGAGCTCGCGCAGCTCCGGCTGGAAAGCGCGGTGGCGCGCACGCTGGAGGAATCCTTGGCGATCCGCAAGGCAGACGTATCTGCAGAGCTTCGTCCGGGGGCAAATCCCGAGGAAGTGCTGCTCAAAGGTATGGCCATTCGCCTATGGCTTCGCCCGGATGCGGAGGAAGCGGCGGCGGCGGCGGTCCGCCAGGATAGCAGCAAGCCGGCGGCGATTGCGCCGATTGAGCCTGTAGCTCCCGTTGTCGTTGCCATACGAGAGGAGCCTTCCGCCTGGGCATCTGTCAAGCCCGGGGAGCCGCAGCCAGCTGCTGAAGATGTGGCAGCAGACACACAAGCAATCGATAATGAGGCGCTGCAGCAAGCGGCGCTTGCCTTAGTCGAAGAACAATATGACATTCCGCGCGACAAAGTGCGGATCTCGGTGGATGCAAGGAGGTGA
- the spoIIIAE gene encoding stage III sporulation protein AE has translation MKRRWRLAVLVLLALLGLSALAAEAALAEPEEAENGIRAKLIEQQAKQLPTDKVEAYWEKLMNEYGEHLPGKEPPTLMEMIVPGGNGLSAKEVLQGLAHMLLFEIVYNGKLLVTIVILTIFSMLMETLQGAFEKPNVSKIAYAITYIVLMIIAVNSFSVAIGYAKEAIGGMVHFMIAMIPLLLTVLASMGNIVTVSVMHPLIVFMIHTIGTLIYSVVFPLLFFSAVLHIVSSLSDKYKVTQLATLLRNISVGILGVCLTVFLGVVSVQGISAGTTDGVTLRTAKYVTGNFVPVVGRMLSDASDTVIGASLLVKNAIGLFGVIVIVLLCIFPALKILALALIYNLSAAILQPLGDSPIMQGLKTIGQSMIYVFAALASVGLMFFLAITIMIAAGNVTVMMR, from the coding sequence ATGAAGCGACGATGGAGATTGGCCGTGCTGGTGCTGCTGGCGCTGCTGGGGCTGTCGGCCTTGGCGGCTGAAGCTGCACTGGCCGAGCCGGAAGAAGCAGAGAACGGCATCCGGGCGAAGCTGATCGAACAGCAGGCCAAGCAGCTGCCCACCGATAAAGTGGAAGCTTATTGGGAGAAGTTGATGAACGAATACGGCGAGCACCTGCCAGGCAAGGAACCGCCGACATTGATGGAGATGATTGTGCCCGGCGGAAATGGGTTGAGCGCGAAGGAAGTGCTGCAGGGCTTGGCGCACATGCTCCTGTTCGAAATTGTATACAACGGCAAGCTGCTCGTAACGATTGTCATTCTGACCATATTCAGCATGTTGATGGAGACGCTGCAGGGCGCTTTCGAGAAGCCGAATGTCAGCAAGATCGCTTACGCCATCACTTATATCGTGCTGATGATCATAGCCGTGAACAGCTTCAGTGTCGCCATCGGCTACGCGAAGGAGGCGATTGGCGGCATGGTGCACTTCATGATTGCGATGATCCCCTTGCTGCTGACGGTATTGGCCTCGATGGGCAATATCGTAACCGTTTCTGTCATGCATCCGCTGATCGTATTCATGATCCATACGATCGGCACTTTGATCTACTCGGTCGTGTTTCCCTTGCTGTTTTTCTCGGCAGTCCTGCATATTGTCAGCTCGCTGTCAGATAAGTACAAGGTTACCCAATTGGCAACGCTGCTGCGGAATATCAGCGTGGGCATCTTGGGCGTATGCCTCACTGTCTTCCTCGGCGTGGTGTCCGTTCAAGGAATTTCCGCCGGAACGACCGATGGGGTCACGCTGCGGACGGCCAAGTACGTCACCGGCAATTTCGTGCCAGTCGTAGGCCGCATGCTCTCGGATGCATCCGATACGGTGATCGGCGCTTCGCTGCTGGTCAAAAATGCAATCGGCCTGTTCGGCGTCATCGTGATCGTGCTGCTGTGCATCTTTCCGGCCCTGAAAATTTTGGCGCTCGCCCTCATCTACAATTTGTCGGCAGCGATTCTGCAGCCGCTTGGGGACAGTCCGATCATGCAGGGGTTGAAGACAATCGGACAAAGCATGATCTACGTCTTCGCGGCGCTGGCATCGGTCGGTTTAATGTTCTTCCTAGCGATCACGATCATGATTGCCGCAGGCAACGTAACCGTGATGATGCGCTAG
- the spoIIIAD gene encoding stage III sporulation protein AD, with translation MEMIQIVGIGLITTVLALILKEQKPVFAFLLALFAGMIIFLFLIGKISAVIDVLENMAAQSGVDMIFFRTILKIIGIAYIAEFGAQIVRDAGQESVAAKIELAGKVLILFMAIPIITVIMETVMKLMPG, from the coding sequence TTGGAAATGATTCAAATTGTGGGAATCGGCCTGATTACCACGGTGCTGGCGCTGATTCTGAAGGAACAAAAGCCGGTATTCGCCTTCCTGCTGGCCCTGTTCGCCGGAATGATCATCTTCTTGTTCCTGATCGGCAAAATTTCCGCCGTCATCGATGTGCTGGAGAATATGGCAGCGCAATCGGGTGTGGACATGATCTTCTTCCGCACCATTCTGAAAATTATCGGAATCGCGTACATTGCAGAATTCGGGGCACAGATCGTGCGGGATGCCGGACAGGAATCCGTAGCTGCGAAGATTGAGCTTGCCGGCAAAGTGCTGATTTTGTTTATGGCCATTCCGATTATTACGGTCATTATGGAAACGGTCATGAAGCTGATGCCCGGGTGA
- the spoIIIAC gene encoding stage III sporulation protein AC produces the protein MDVEISSIFQIAGIGIVVAMLHTVLKQMGKEDIAHWATVIGFVLVLFMVLRMLEDLFQEIKTIFLFQ, from the coding sequence ATGGATGTGGAAATTAGCTCGATCTTCCAAATCGCCGGCATCGGCATTGTCGTAGCGATGCTGCATACGGTCTTGAAGCAAATGGGCAAGGAGGACATTGCTCATTGGGCAACGGTAATCGGGTTTGTGCTGGTGCTCTTCATGGTGCTAAGGATGCTGGAGGATTTGTTTCAGGAGATTAAAACGATTTTTTTGTTTCAGTAG
- the spoIIIAB gene encoding stage III sporulation protein SpoIIIAB → MQLIGALLVLIAGLWAGLHMASRYANRPKQLRQLRHALQRLETEIVYGYTPLSEAFARLAIHAAPPFASLFERMSASLRQSGSGSAADCWEREWSRAWEYTALRATDREVLLQLGRTLGVSDREDQMKHLHLAMRQLQAEEETAKEEQARYERMWRSLGLLGAALIVILMY, encoded by the coding sequence ATGCAACTGATCGGGGCGCTGCTAGTGCTGATAGCAGGTCTATGGGCTGGCCTGCACATGGCCTCGCGGTATGCGAATCGTCCAAAACAGCTGCGGCAGCTCCGCCACGCGCTTCAGCGATTGGAGACGGAAATCGTGTACGGCTATACCCCGCTGTCCGAAGCGTTCGCCCGGCTGGCCATTCATGCTGCTCCGCCCTTCGCTTCCTTGTTCGAGCGGATGTCGGCGTCGCTGCGGCAATCGGGGAGCGGATCGGCGGCGGACTGCTGGGAACGCGAATGGAGCCGGGCTTGGGAATATACCGCACTGCGGGCCACGGACAGAGAAGTTCTGCTGCAGCTCGGCAGAACGCTGGGCGTTTCGGATCGGGAAGATCAGATGAAGCACCTGCACCTGGCGATGCGGCAGCTGCAGGCCGAAGAAGAGACGGCCAAGGAAGAGCAAGCGAGATACGAGCGAATGTGGAGGAGCTTGGGGCTATTGGGCGCGGCGCTGATCGTGATTCTCATGTACTAG
- the spoIIIAA gene encoding stage III sporulation protein AA has protein sequence MIGEIGHMLPDSIRAVMGRVPAATLNAAEELRIRENRPMELSGAGRYGFIQPDGQVVDNPEAAYRPGREECIRLVELLTNHSLYALEEELRRGFITVRGGHRVGLAGRTVLEQGRVKQIRDVGGVNIRLARQVPGCAQPLWRKLANRHTGLLPHMLLLSSPQKGKTTVIRDLARMISSGSPSTRTPAKKVAIIDERSEIAACYRGVPVFDVGPRTDVLDGCPKAEGMMMMIRSMSPEVLVVDEIGGPEDAHALEEAMRAGVRVVATAHAGSLEEALARPALQRIFRTGVFERLVWLERDGGGDPVFAYFDSDGRPLEEIRAQIGGYRVCN, from the coding sequence ATGATAGGTGAGATCGGCCATATGCTGCCGGATTCCATACGGGCGGTCATGGGCCGTGTGCCAGCTGCAACGCTGAATGCTGCGGAGGAGCTCCGCATTCGAGAGAATCGGCCGATGGAGCTTTCCGGCGCGGGACGGTATGGATTCATCCAGCCGGACGGCCAGGTGGTGGACAATCCCGAAGCGGCTTACAGGCCTGGCAGAGAGGAGTGCATCCGCCTTGTTGAGCTCTTGACGAATCACTCCTTGTACGCATTGGAAGAAGAGCTGCGCCGAGGCTTTATTACCGTGCGGGGTGGGCACCGCGTTGGCCTGGCCGGAAGAACTGTGCTGGAGCAAGGGAGAGTGAAGCAAATTCGCGATGTCGGCGGGGTCAACATTCGGCTTGCCCGGCAGGTGCCAGGCTGCGCGCAACCACTGTGGCGCAAGCTGGCCAATCGTCATACGGGCTTGCTGCCGCATATGCTGCTGCTCTCCTCCCCGCAAAAAGGAAAGACGACTGTGATTCGGGATTTGGCGCGCATGATCAGCTCAGGCTCGCCGAGCACGCGCACGCCTGCGAAGAAAGTGGCGATCATCGACGAACGCTCCGAGATTGCAGCCTGTTACCGGGGAGTCCCCGTGTTTGATGTAGGGCCGCGGACGGATGTGCTGGATGGCTGTCCAAAAGCGGAAGGGATGATGATGATGATTCGGTCCATGTCCCCCGAGGTGCTGGTAGTGGATGAAATTGGCGGACCGGAAGATGCCCACGCGTTGGAAGAAGCGATGCGGGCAGGCGTTCGGGTCGTTGCCACCGCCCACGCGGGCAGCCTCGAGGAGGCGCTCGCCAGGCCAGCGCTACAAAGAATTTTTCGCACCGGCGTGTTCGAGCGGCTGGTCTGGCTGGAGAGGGATGGCGGCGGTGATCCGGTCTTTGCATACTTTGACTCCGATGGTCGGCCGCTGGAAGAGATTCGTGCACAGATTGGCGGGTATCGCGTATGCAACTGA
- a CDS encoding YqhV family protein: MLNKIVMGMVALRLISGTIEIIAALIMARLNQVDKALLVNAGLAFVGPMILLATTTLGLVGLADKLSWNKLAWILLGIGCIFVGVLKK, translated from the coding sequence ATGTTGAACAAGATCGTGATGGGCATGGTCGCGCTGCGGTTGATCTCCGGTACGATCGAGATTATTGCGGCATTGATTATGGCGAGGCTGAACCAAGTGGACAAGGCGCTGCTCGTCAATGCCGGGCTGGCATTCGTCGGTCCCATGATTTTGCTTGCGACGACAACGCTTGGTCTGGTGGGGCTGGCGGACAAATTGTCGTGGAACAAGCTCGCCTGGATTTTGCTTGGGATCGGCTGCATTTTTGTCGGCGTGCTGAAAAAATGA